The Ketogulonicigenium vulgare WSH-001 genome includes a region encoding these proteins:
- a CDS encoding trimeric intracellular cation channel family protein: MSVLILHILYIVAITVESMTAAIAAGRRSMDWVGVCLLAAVTALGGGSVRDVLLGHYPLVWVEHPEYLLLTAAAALATIAFARFMHRLKRLFLLLDAVGLVVFTILGCNIAREMGLPPIIIIVAGMITGCAGGVIRDILCGEIPLLLRSELYASVSVLTGIIYLAGLQTALPHDIVTFAALTFGLTLRLLALRFNWHMPKFVYARD; this comes from the coding sequence ATGAGCGTCCTCATCCTGCATATTCTTTACATCGTCGCGATCACTGTTGAATCGATGACGGCCGCGATTGCCGCAGGGCGGCGCAGCATGGATTGGGTCGGCGTGTGCCTGCTGGCGGCTGTCACCGCACTGGGCGGCGGATCGGTGCGCGATGTGCTGCTGGGGCATTACCCGCTGGTCTGGGTCGAACATCCCGAATATCTGCTGCTGACCGCCGCAGCCGCGCTGGCGACCATCGCCTTTGCGCGCTTTATGCACCGGCTCAAGCGTCTGTTCTTGCTGCTGGATGCGGTGGGGCTGGTGGTCTTTACCATCCTTGGCTGCAATATCGCGCGTGAAATGGGTCTGCCGCCGATCATCATCATCGTGGCGGGCATGATCACCGGCTGCGCGGGCGGCGTGATCCGCGACATTCTGTGCGGCGAAATCCCCCTGCTGCTGCGCAGCGAGCTGTATGCCAGTGTCTCGGTGCTGACCGGCATCATCTATCTGGCCGGTCTGCAAACCGCGCTGCCCCATGATATCGTGACCTTTGCCGCGCTGACATTCGGCCTGACGCTGCGACTGCTGGCGCTGCGCTTTAACTGGCACATGCCCAAATTCGTCTATGCACGCGACTAG
- a CDS encoding ABC transporter permease produces the protein MYLYLTKRILGAIPVLIIVAAVVFLLMQLAPGDAVSMLISDQASEADKDRIRAAWGLDQPPAVQFISFLGKAMTGDFGMSFRFREPVMELVIARLPATIELALAATLVAIAVGIPLGVLAGARPDSIWDSIASTFSFAGISMPNFWIGIMLILLFAGQWHLLPSGGREPWGLDLTPITGFHLIDAALQGRGDAFVAALRHLALPAIVLGTNMMGIITQMTRAAVQEALHEDYVMTARAKGLSPTRILWRHAFRNALIGVVTVIGLEFGALLSGAMIVEAVFAWPGIGSLLVQGITGRDFPLIIGLVLVYTTIFILVNLLIDILYTVIDPRIRVS, from the coding sequence ATGTATCTTTACCTGACAAAGCGGATTTTGGGCGCGATCCCCGTGCTGATCATCGTCGCGGCGGTCGTTTTCCTGCTGATGCAGCTCGCCCCCGGCGATGCGGTCAGTATGTTGATCTCGGATCAGGCGTCCGAGGCGGACAAGGACCGTATCCGCGCCGCATGGGGCCTTGATCAGCCACCGGCGGTGCAATTCATCAGTTTCCTCGGCAAGGCGATGACCGGCGATTTCGGCATGTCCTTTCGCTTTCGCGAGCCGGTGATGGAGCTGGTCATCGCCCGCCTGCCCGCCACCATTGAACTGGCGCTGGCTGCAACGCTGGTCGCCATCGCCGTCGGCATCCCGCTGGGCGTGCTGGCCGGCGCACGCCCCGATAGTATCTGGGACAGTATCGCCTCGACCTTCAGCTTTGCCGGGATTTCGATGCCGAATTTCTGGATCGGTATCATGCTGATCCTGCTGTTCGCGGGCCAATGGCACCTGCTGCCGTCGGGCGGGCGCGAGCCTTGGGGCCTTGATCTGACGCCGATCACCGGCTTTCACCTGATCGACGCGGCGCTGCAGGGACGCGGGGACGCGTTCGTCGCCGCGCTGCGCCATCTGGCGCTGCCCGCCATCGTGCTGGGCACCAATATGATGGGCATCATCACCCAGATGACACGCGCCGCCGTGCAAGAGGCCTTGCACGAGGATTACGTGATGACCGCCCGCGCCAAAGGTCTTAGCCCCACCCGCATCCTGTGGCGGCACGCCTTTCGCAATGCGCTGATCGGTGTCGTCACTGTCATTGGGCTGGAATTTGGCGCGCTGCTCTCGGGCGCGATGATTGTCGAGGCCGTCTTCGCCTGGCCCGGCATCGGCAGCCTGCTGGTGCAGGGCATCACGGGGCGGGACTTTCCGCTGATCATCGGCCTTGTCCTTGTTTACACGACGATTTTCATCCTTGTGAACCTGCTGATCGACATTCTTTACACCGTCATCGACCCCCGAATCCGGGTCAGCTGA
- a CDS encoding (2Fe-2S)-binding protein has translation MAYTLNINGESRTVDAAEGTPLLWVLRDDLKLTGTKFGCGIAACGACTVMMNGEPVRSCQQKVETLEGAEITTIEGVSGNIASAVQQAWAELNVVQCGYCQSGQIVQAIGLLTENPKPNADDIDTYMSGNVCRCATYQRIRGAVLRASEIMEA, from the coding sequence ATGGCTTATACCCTTAACATCAATGGAGAATCACGGACGGTCGACGCGGCCGAGGGCACGCCCCTTCTTTGGGTTCTACGCGACGACCTGAAATTGACCGGCACCAAGTTCGGCTGTGGCATCGCCGCCTGCGGCGCCTGCACCGTGATGATGAACGGCGAGCCTGTCCGTTCCTGCCAACAAAAGGTCGAAACCCTCGAAGGCGCTGAAATCACCACGATCGAAGGCGTCAGCGGCAATATCGCCAGCGCCGTGCAACAGGCCTGGGCCGAGTTGAACGTCGTGCAATGCGGCTACTGCCAGTCGGGCCAGATCGTGCAGGCCATCGGCTTACTCACCGAAAACCCCAAACCCAACGCAGATGATATCGACACCTATATGTCGGGCAACGTCTGCCGCTGTGCCACCTATCAACGCATCCGCGGTGCCGTTTTGCGCGCCAGCGAAATCATGGAGGCGTGA
- a CDS encoding Rid family hydrolase yields MTQLTRSHAETMDGAKRSLVAKTGNWTHFIGLQPRNLAGDIKEQAADVIQQLDMLLAESGLAQSDLFTVTIWLKDMRYFSGLNAVWNGWVDPAAPPARTCVSGELYRPDLLLEIVAVAYAEKDAA; encoded by the coding sequence ATGACACAACTGACCCGTAGCCACGCTGAAACCATGGATGGGGCCAAGCGCTCGTTGGTGGCCAAAACCGGCAATTGGACGCATTTCATCGGGCTGCAACCGCGCAATCTGGCGGGCGATATCAAGGAACAGGCCGCCGATGTGATCCAGCAACTGGACATGCTGCTGGCCGAATCCGGCCTTGCGCAATCGGACCTGTTCACCGTGACGATCTGGCTGAAAGACATGCGCTATTTCTCGGGGCTGAACGCGGTCTGGAACGGCTGGGTCGACCCCGCCGCCCCGCCTGCGCGCACCTGTGTCTCGGGCGAGCTGTATCGCCCCGATCTGCTGCTGGAAATCGTCGCTGTCGCCTATGCTGAAAAGGATGCCGCATGA
- a CDS encoding TetR/AcrR family transcriptional regulator, whose protein sequence is MQHGFEGASISRIVDAAGCNVRMIYHYFGNKAGLYRVCIAQAYDKLRQAEADATFWELPPDQAIAALVRFTFDYMVENPAFQGLMRIENMASAQQVRDLDAVNTRARNLFAAIDLVLARGAASGVFTQRPDPGMLYLSILGLATIHVANQHTMSVVLGRDLAEAGFLRARRDEVQRVVLASLMAP, encoded by the coding sequence GTGCAACACGGCTTTGAAGGTGCCAGTATTTCGCGCATTGTCGATGCGGCGGGCTGCAATGTCCGCATGATCTATCACTATTTCGGCAATAAGGCGGGGCTTTACCGCGTCTGTATCGCGCAGGCCTATGACAAGCTGCGCCAGGCCGAGGCGGATGCCACATTCTGGGAGCTGCCGCCCGATCAGGCGATTGCGGCGCTGGTGCGGTTCACATTTGATTATATGGTGGAAAATCCGGCGTTTCAGGGTCTGATGCGGATTGAAAACATGGCCTCGGCACAGCAGGTGCGGGATCTGGATGCGGTGAATACCCGCGCGCGCAATCTGTTTGCCGCGATTGATCTGGTGTTGGCGCGCGGGGCGGCCAGCGGTGTGTTCACGCAGCGGCCCGATCCGGGGATGCTGTATCTGTCGATCCTTGGCCTTGCGACGATCCATGTCGCGAACCAGCATACAATGAGTGTCGTTCTGGGCCGCGATCTGGCCGAGGCTGGTTTTCTGCGTGCCCGCCGGGACGAGGTGCAGCGTGTGGTGTTGGCCTCGCTGATGGCGCCATGA
- a CDS encoding ABC transporter permease, which yields MTATTLLPTLRQNYRHLTGFKAIFGLTTLALLLIMSLFSPWLAPFDPGKQDLMAAMMPPSLSGPHLLGTDHLGRDILSRIIYGARVSLVIAGAVAIFAGAVGVALGVVAGFYGGRTDSAAQKVAEIFWSFPPLMLAIAIVAFIGQGLLIVIVALTAQRWIPYFRVTRAESMALREREFIMSARTLGASNGFIIRHHILPNVLLSIIVMTSFAMANAIIAEASLSFLGLGVPPTIPTWGGMLADSRSYISSAWWMAMFPGLAIFICVLGLNLLGDALRNQFDPKLKTK from the coding sequence ATGACCGCCACCACCCTTCTTCCTACCTTGCGCCAAAACTATCGCCACCTGACCGGATTCAAGGCGATCTTTGGCCTGACCACGCTGGCGCTGCTGCTGATCATGAGCCTGTTCAGCCCTTGGCTTGCGCCCTTTGACCCCGGCAAACAGGATCTGATGGCCGCGATGATGCCGCCCAGCCTGTCCGGCCCGCATCTTTTGGGCACCGACCATCTGGGGCGCGATATCCTCAGCCGCATCATCTATGGCGCGCGCGTGTCGCTGGTCATCGCGGGCGCGGTCGCGATCTTTGCGGGCGCGGTTGGCGTCGCTCTGGGGGTCGTCGCGGGCTTTTACGGCGGCCGCACTGATAGCGCCGCGCAAAAAGTGGCCGAGATCTTTTGGTCCTTCCCGCCCCTGATGCTGGCCATCGCCATCGTCGCCTTTATCGGCCAAGGGCTGCTGATCGTGATCGTCGCCCTGACCGCACAGCGCTGGATTCCCTATTTCCGCGTCACTCGCGCCGAAAGCATGGCGCTGCGCGAGCGGGAATTCATCATGTCCGCCCGCACCCTTGGCGCATCGAACGGCTTTATTATCCGCCACCACATCCTGCCGAACGTGCTGCTGTCGATCATCGTGATGACCAGCTTTGCCATGGCCAATGCCATCATTGCCGAGGCCTCGCTGTCCTTCCTTGGCCTTGGCGTGCCGCCGACGATCCCGACATGGGGCGGCATGCTGGCGGATTCGCGATCCTATATTTCCAGCGCCTGGTGGATGGCGATGTTCCCCGGCCTTGCGATTTTCATCTGCGTCCTTGGCCTCAACCTGCTGGGCGACGCGCTCCGCAACCAATTCGACCCGAAACTGAAGACCAAATAA
- a CDS encoding lysozyme inhibitor LprI family protein: protein MKYVIAAVTAALVLPSFAAAQAGFDCAKAQTDTEFAICKDAKIAAADLAMTRAYTALMERAGAPLQSLLRADQRAFLAQRTESYDTAGTSDAAFERLHFQTENRMSMLQRVTLDEVPGLVGTWRSANGTITIAPSPDDSSFITVEAVAADQANGSWLCEYSGDLILSGPDSAAMETLGGVFGVARSGAVLIIAQPYCSEAGPTPDGSLQGTYFRIGAES, encoded by the coding sequence ATGAAATATGTGATCGCCGCTGTGACGGCCGCGCTTGTCCTGCCCAGCTTTGCCGCCGCGCAGGCCGGGTTTGATTGTGCCAAAGCCCAAACCGACACCGAATTCGCCATCTGCAAAGACGCCAAAATTGCGGCGGCCGACCTGGCGATGACCCGCGCCTATACGGCCTTGATGGAGCGCGCGGGCGCCCCGCTGCAAAGCCTGCTGCGCGCGGATCAACGCGCCTTTTTGGCGCAGCGCACCGAAAGCTATGACACCGCCGGCACATCGGACGCCGCCTTTGAGCGCCTGCACTTTCAGACCGAAAACCGCATGTCCATGCTGCAGCGCGTCACGCTGGACGAAGTTCCCGGCCTTGTCGGCACATGGCGCAGCGCCAATGGCACGATCACCATCGCGCCCTCGCCCGATGACAGCAGCTTCATCACGGTCGAGGCGGTGGCGGCCGATCAGGCCAACGGCAGTTGGCTTTGCGAATATAGCGGCGATCTGATCCTGTCCGGCCCCGACAGCGCCGCGATGGAAACGCTGGGCGGCGTCTTTGGCGTCGCGCGCAGCGGCGCCGTGCTGATCATCGCCCAGCCCTATTGCAGCGAGGCCGGCCCCACACCGGACGGATCGCTGCAAGGCACCTATTTCCGCATCGGCGCAGAAAGTTAG
- a CDS encoding Rid family hydrolase: MSQIVKTGRIDSWGPKIFLGSAAGDIASVCLTAPDKSEDFAGQTRAILAVIDDLLGQMDSGNRGLIYAQVWLADMGDWPRFVPIWNAWVGDAYAPGLSVVEMAASRRDSLLEIRVWADRPAA; this comes from the coding sequence ATGAGCCAGATCGTTAAAACCGGACGCATCGACAGCTGGGGGCCAAAGATCTTTCTTGGCTCGGCCGCGGGGGATATCGCCTCGGTCTGCCTGACGGCACCAGATAAATCCGAGGATTTCGCAGGCCAGACCCGCGCCATTTTGGCAGTGATCGACGATCTGCTGGGCCAGATGGACAGCGGCAACAGGGGCCTGATCTATGCGCAGGTCTGGCTGGCCGACATGGGGGATTGGCCGCGTTTCGTGCCGATCTGGAACGCATGGGTCGGCGATGCCTATGCGCCCGGCCTCTCGGTGGTTGAAATGGCCGCCTCGCGCCGCGACTCGCTTTTGGAAATCCGCGTCTGGGCTGATCGGCCCGCCGCCTGA
- a CDS encoding ABC transporter ATP-binding protein yields the protein MNTLLTVQNLSVGFGPTRTPVVRDVSLRLGAGEILALVGESGSGKSVTVKAILRLIDHQGGHITDGSITLGDGTDLATLTERQMRAYRGARIAMIFQDPMTSLNPVMSIGAQLVEAIRQHDPHIEGEAKARAVAMLDKVRINDPMRRFDQFPHELSGGMRQRVMIAMALICEPEILIADEPTTALDVTVQAEILQLIRNLQAQNGMGVLFITHDMGVVAEIADRVAVMLHGEIVEQGDVSHVFNAPAHDYTRKLLDAAPKFRDRTAQLYAPRTDAPLLSVHHLSTRFPVRSGFLKRHSANLHAVEDVSFDLHQGETVAIIGESGCGKSTLAKSLLRLVPTQSGRAYLDGKDILELEGRDLRGARDNIQMVFQDPYAALDPRMKVRHILTEPLRIRGLHQTEAASAEAMAALIARVGLPADSLDRYPHQFSGGQRQRICIARALVLRPKVLVADEPVSALDVAIQAQILALLGRLKAEENLSLLFISHDMAVVERVADRILVMYRGAMVEQGPAAQVLSNPAHPYTKRLLDAVPVSHPDQRFRRHTGTATTTAPIFPVGSIVPPAIWERVTPDHRFRADIPLL from the coding sequence ATGAACACCCTGCTTACTGTCCAGAACCTGTCGGTCGGCTTTGGCCCGACCCGCACGCCCGTCGTCCGCGATGTCTCGCTGCGCCTTGGGGCCGGCGAAATTCTGGCGCTGGTGGGCGAATCTGGCTCGGGTAAATCGGTGACGGTCAAGGCGATCTTGCGCCTGATCGACCATCAGGGCGGCCATATCACCGACGGCTCCATCACCTTGGGCGACGGCACTGACCTTGCGACGCTGACCGAACGCCAGATGCGCGCCTATCGCGGCGCGCGCATCGCAATGATTTTCCAAGACCCGATGACCTCGCTGAACCCGGTGATGAGCATCGGCGCGCAGCTGGTCGAGGCGATCCGCCAGCACGACCCCCATATCGAGGGCGAGGCCAAAGCCCGCGCCGTCGCCATGCTGGACAAGGTGCGCATCAACGACCCCATGCGCCGCTTTGACCAATTCCCGCACGAGCTGTCGGGCGGCATGCGCCAGCGGGTGATGATCGCCATGGCCCTGATCTGCGAGCCCGAGATTCTGATCGCGGACGAGCCGACCACCGCCCTCGACGTCACCGTTCAGGCCGAGATCCTGCAGCTGATCCGCAATTTGCAGGCACAAAACGGCATGGGCGTGCTGTTCATCACCCATGACATGGGCGTCGTCGCCGAAATTGCCGATCGCGTCGCCGTCATGCTGCACGGCGAGATTGTCGAGCAAGGCGATGTGTCGCATGTCTTTAACGCCCCCGCGCATGACTATACCCGCAAGCTGCTGGATGCCGCGCCGAAATTCCGCGACCGCACCGCGCAGCTTTATGCCCCCCGCACGGATGCGCCGCTGCTGTCGGTCCATCACCTCAGCACGCGCTTTCCGGTGCGATCCGGCTTTCTCAAGCGCCACAGCGCCAATCTGCATGCGGTCGAGGATGTCAGCTTTGACCTGCATCAGGGCGAGACTGTCGCCATCATCGGTGAAAGCGGCTGCGGAAAATCAACCCTCGCCAAATCGCTGCTGCGCCTTGTGCCCACCCAAAGCGGACGGGCCTATCTGGATGGCAAGGATATTTTGGAACTGGAGGGTCGCGATCTGCGCGGGGCGCGCGATAATATCCAAATGGTGTTCCAAGACCCCTATGCCGCCCTCGACCCGCGCATGAAGGTGCGGCACATCCTGACCGAGCCGTTGCGCATTCGCGGCCTGCACCAGACCGAGGCTGCAAGCGCGGAGGCAATGGCCGCGCTGATCGCCCGCGTCGGCCTGCCCGCGGACAGCCTGGACCGCTATCCGCATCAATTCTCGGGCGGCCAGCGGCAGCGCATCTGCATTGCCCGCGCGCTGGTACTGCGGCCAAAGGTGCTGGTGGCGGATGAACCTGTCTCGGCCCTTGATGTGGCGATACAGGCGCAGATTCTGGCGCTGCTTGGGCGGCTGAAGGCCGAAGAGAACCTGTCCCTGCTGTTCATCTCGCATGATATGGCGGTTGTGGAACGCGTCGCCGATAGAATTTTGGTGATGTATCGCGGCGCGATGGTCGAACAGGGGCCCGCCGCGCAGGTGCTGTCAAACCCCGCCCATCCCTATACGAAACGCCTGCTGGATGCGGTGCCAGTCTCGCATCCGGATCAACGGTTTAGGCGTCATACCGGCACCGCGACCACCACCGCACCGATATTTCCGGTCGGATCTATCGTCCCGCCAGCGATCTGGGAACGCGTCACGCCCGACCACCGTTTCCGCGCCGATATCCCGCTGCTCTAG
- a CDS encoding ABC transporter substrate-binding protein, whose protein sequence is MKNRLLFALTSSALLAVSPALAQDRSDARVAVAITETISGYNPYSDPVVLLSSVWCQIYGCVTRYDFAEGAFVPYLAESVEALDDLTWEIKLPAGLTRHNGEPVVAADIVHSIEYLGSNPNSGKSYLVAGWETVEAIDDLTVRITTATPDATVRDNLAGVAVTSKALFDAHGEDMFAAAPYGAGPYMLSDLSIGQHIVIARNDGHPLLSDNNPAQIMYRIMPEPEQRVTALANGEVQIAQSVPPQLIGRVNDMQNARVETTNSVEMMFLAMSPKTHPWDIPEARQAVAHAINREAIVRAILQGQANILEGPVSAGQIGHDPAFTSPYDYNPARARELLASVGLEGVEVTLSTPVGRYTADRQITEAMVPMLEEAGFNVTLDTPEWATLWANVQQGEVPFYYMGRGSMIDPSRALHQYFATGGSPRIGFSDPELDALLAAERAAFDPADRAEKMQAAIARLVDQAPAAFMWQHQMAWGVANEITFAPHPADQVNGWEIFID, encoded by the coding sequence ATGAAGAACAGACTGCTTTTTGCCCTGACCAGCTCGGCTCTGCTGGCTGTCAGCCCCGCCCTTGCCCAAGACCGCAGCGATGCCCGCGTCGCCGTCGCGATCACCGAGACGATCTCGGGCTATAACCCCTATTCCGATCCGGTCGTGCTGCTCTCCAGCGTTTGGTGCCAGATCTATGGCTGCGTGACGCGCTATGACTTTGCCGAGGGCGCCTTTGTCCCCTATCTCGCGGAATCCGTCGAGGCGCTGGACGATCTGACATGGGAGATCAAACTGCCAGCGGGCCTCACCCGTCACAATGGCGAACCTGTCGTTGCTGCCGATATTGTCCATTCGATTGAATACCTTGGCAGCAACCCCAATTCCGGCAAATCCTATCTGGTCGCAGGCTGGGAAACCGTCGAGGCGATTGACGATCTGACCGTGCGCATCACCACCGCGACGCCCGACGCGACGGTGCGCGACAATCTGGCCGGTGTGGCCGTGACCTCCAAAGCGCTGTTTGACGCGCATGGCGAGGATATGTTCGCCGCCGCCCCTTACGGCGCTGGCCCCTATATGCTGTCCGACCTCAGCATCGGGCAGCATATCGTGATCGCTCGCAACGACGGCCATCCGCTGCTGTCGGACAACAACCCCGCGCAGATCATGTACCGCATCATGCCCGAACCCGAACAGCGCGTGACCGCCCTTGCGAACGGCGAAGTGCAGATCGCCCAATCGGTGCCGCCGCAGCTGATCGGCCGCGTGAACGACATGCAAAACGCCCGGGTCGAGACCACCAATTCGGTCGAGATGATGTTCCTTGCCATGTCGCCGAAAACGCATCCTTGGGATATCCCCGAGGCACGCCAAGCCGTCGCCCATGCCATCAACCGCGAGGCCATCGTCCGCGCCATCTTGCAAGGGCAGGCCAATATCCTCGAGGGGCCAGTCAGCGCGGGTCAGATCGGCCACGACCCCGCCTTTACCAGCCCCTATGATTATAACCCCGCCCGCGCCCGCGAATTGCTGGCATCCGTGGGCCTTGAAGGTGTCGAAGTGACGCTCTCGACCCCCGTCGGCCGCTATACCGCCGACCGCCAGATCACCGAGGCGATGGTGCCCATGCTGGAAGAAGCGGGCTTTAACGTCACGCTGGACACGCCGGAATGGGCGACGCTTTGGGCGAATGTGCAGCAAGGCGAGGTGCCGTTCTATTACATGGGCCGCGGCTCGATGATCGACCCCTCGCGCGCGCTGCACCAATATTTCGCAACCGGCGGCTCGCCCCGTATCGGCTTTTCCGACCCCGAACTTGACGCGCTGCTGGCCGCTGAACGCGCCGCGTTTGATCCGGCGGATCGGGCGGAAAAGATGCAAGCCGCCATCGCGCGCCTTGTCGATCAGGCCCCTGCCGCCTTCATGTGGCAGCATCAGATGGCCTGGGGTGTCGCGAATGAGATCACCTTTGCGCCCCACCCTGCCGATCAGGTCAATGGCTGGGAAATCTTTATAGATTGA
- a CDS encoding xanthine dehydrogenase family protein molybdopterin-binding subunit, whose translation MGFNTTRRGFLASAGAVAFTIGFGPKGAMAATADAALDPTIGSAIDTAFTPFVRIGTDGQVTVLIKHVEMGQGASSGLASFVAEELNHDLGLVKIAFPDAKPEYANTLIGFKGTGGSTATPDSFLQYRKAGAAARDMFKAAAAEAWGVDPADVTLENGVLTSGDHSASFAELLQAAATQPVPEDPKLKETDFRIFGKEGAFRRVDGAGKINGTAIFATDIQLDNQITAMVIRPPRLGAVLTSFDASGAEGIRGFINAAARADGRGVVVYGENTWAAMSARSAITAEWDFSNAGSRSTDEIREELLGMVRADPQFNASHDGTDIAAVEADLASAAQVIEAEFFAPYLAHAPMEPMCAVIEPTAEGGVILHDGTQFAGLSHPTVAAVLGLDPAMVENRPLYAGGSFGRRANFESDYQAEAAEAFAMTDRTRPVKLAWSREDDIQGGYYRPAFAHRVRVGLDGDGKIVAWDHRLAGQSIMKGSMFDPNGMEIDHISVEGVADTPYSLGTMHVGLTDQRKDAVVLWWRSVGHSHTGFVMESMMDMAAEAAGIDPLEFRLNHLPEGEDGDRLRGVLELVTQNANWGNAPEGHGQGLAVVKSFGTYVAEVVEVSGTADDAIRIEKVTCAVDCGLPINPDMIRAQMEGGIGFALSAVMRGEITMVDGEVQQTNFYDFMPLRIGDIRAIETHIVPSTASPTGVGEPGVPPAGPALANAIARTGTRVTMLPLENNGVYFY comes from the coding sequence ATGGGTTTCAACACAACACGTCGCGGCTTTTTGGCCAGCGCGGGCGCCGTCGCCTTTACCATCGGCTTTGGCCCCAAAGGCGCAATGGCTGCAACTGCGGATGCCGCGCTTGACCCGACCATTGGTTCGGCCATCGACACCGCTTTCACCCCCTTCGTGCGGATTGGCACCGACGGTCAGGTGACCGTGCTGATCAAACACGTCGAAATGGGTCAGGGCGCGTCCTCGGGCCTTGCAAGCTTTGTGGCCGAGGAACTCAATCATGACTTGGGTCTCGTCAAGATCGCCTTCCCCGATGCCAAACCCGAATATGCCAATACATTGATCGGCTTTAAGGGCACCGGCGGCTCGACCGCGACGCCCGACAGCTTTTTGCAATACCGCAAGGCCGGTGCCGCCGCGCGCGACATGTTCAAGGCCGCTGCCGCAGAGGCTTGGGGCGTTGATCCCGCCGATGTCACGCTGGAAAACGGTGTCCTGACATCGGGCGATCACAGCGCGAGCTTTGCCGAGCTGCTGCAAGCTGCCGCCACGCAACCCGTTCCCGAAGACCCCAAGCTGAAAGAGACGGATTTCCGCATCTTTGGCAAAGAAGGTGCGTTCCGCCGCGTTGACGGTGCGGGCAAGATCAATGGCACTGCGATATTCGCGACCGATATCCAGCTCGACAACCAGATCACGGCCATGGTCATCCGCCCGCCGCGCCTTGGCGCCGTTCTGACCAGCTTTGACGCCTCGGGCGCGGAGGGCATTCGCGGCTTTATCAACGCCGCTGCCCGTGCCGATGGGCGCGGTGTGGTGGTTTACGGCGAGAATACCTGGGCTGCGATGAGCGCGCGCAGCGCCATCACCGCAGAGTGGGACTTCTCGAACGCGGGCAGCCGATCCACCGACGAGATCCGCGAGGAGCTGCTTGGCATGGTGCGGGCAGATCCGCAGTTCAACGCCAGCCATGACGGCACCGATATCGCCGCCGTCGAGGCTGACCTTGCCAGCGCCGCGCAGGTGATCGAGGCGGAATTCTTTGCCCCCTACCTCGCCCATGCCCCGATGGAGCCGATGTGCGCCGTCATTGAACCCACCGCCGAGGGCGGCGTGATCTTGCATGACGGCACCCAGTTTGCGGGCCTGTCGCATCCGACCGTAGCGGCTGTGCTGGGTCTTGACCCCGCCATGGTCGAGAACCGTCCGCTTTACGCCGGTGGCTCGTTCGGGCGGCGCGCGAATTTTGAATCGGATTATCAGGCCGAAGCCGCCGAGGCCTTTGCCATGACCGACCGCACCCGTCCGGTGAAACTCGCGTGGTCGCGCGAGGATGATATTCAGGGCGGCTATTACCGCCCCGCCTTTGCGCATCGCGTGCGCGTGGGTCTGGACGGCGATGGCAAGATCGTGGCTTGGGATCACCGTCTGGCCGGTCAGTCGATCATGAAGGGCTCGATGTTCGACCCCAATGGCATGGAAATCGACCATATCTCGGTCGAGGGCGTCGCCGACACCCCTTACAGCCTTGGCACAATGCATGTCGGTCTGACCGATCAGCGCAAGGATGCTGTGGTGCTGTGGTGGCGCTCGGTCGGGCATTCGCACACCGGTTTCGTCATGGAAAGCATGATGGATATGGCCGCCGAGGCTGCGGGCATCGACCCGCTAGAGTTCCGCCTGAACCACCTGCCCGAGGGCGAGGATGGCGACCGTCTGCGCGGCGTGCTGGAACTGGTCACCCAGAACGCCAATTGGGGCAATGCCCCCGAGGGTCATGGCCAAGGTCTGGCCGTGGTAAAGTCCTTTGGCACCTATGTCGCTGAAGTTGTGGAAGTATCGGGTACCGCCGATGATGCGATCCGCATTGAAAAGGTCACCTGCGCCGTCGATTGCGGCCTGCCGATCAACCCGGATATGATCCGCGCCCAGATGGAAGGCGGCATCGGATTTGCGCTGTCCGCCGTCATGCGGGGCGAGATCACGATGGTCGATGGCGAAGTGCAGCAGACCAACTTCTATGACTTCATGCCGCTGCGCATCGGCGATATCCGCGCGATCGAGACGCATATCGTGCCCTCGACCGCCTCGCCCACCGGCGTGGGCGAGCCCGGCGTGCCGCCCGCTGGCCCTGCGCTGGCGAATGCCATCGCCCGCACCGGCACCCGCGTGACGATGCTGCCGCTGGAAAACAACGGCGTCTATTTCTACTGA